From the genome of Marinobacter sp. F4206:
GTTACAATATGTCCATTCATTGTAAAAGCCCGATGACAGCCATCTGTCACGGGGGCGCGAGTAAACCAGCCCGGGCCGCAAGACACCATATGGGGATTCCGAATGACTGATACCGTGGTTGTAATCTATTCCGGAGGCATGGACTCCTACACCCTGCTGCACCTGGCTCGCGAACGCGGCTATCAGGTTCATGCACTGTCCTTCAATTATGGCCAGCGTCATGTCCGGGAGCTGGAGTGCGCGGCTTCCGTCTGCCAGTCTCTGGGTATTCCCCACAAGGTGATTGATATCCGGGCCATGAGCGAGGTGATGTCCGGCTCGGCCCTGACCTCCGGAATTGAAGTGCCCGAAGGCCACTACGAAGAGGACAGCATGAAGGCCACGGTGGTGCCTAACCGCAACATGATCTTGTTGTCCCTCGCTACCGGTTATGCGGTGACGGTGGGCGCCGGCGCCGTCTGGTATGGCGCGCACGGAGGTGACCACGCCATCTATCCGGATTGCCGACCGGAATTCGTGGAGAAGATGGACGCGGTGTGCCGGGTCGCGAATTACGAGCCGGTGGGGATCGAGGCGCCATTCATGTCCATGGACAAGGGCCGTATTCTGGCCGAGGGCCTGCAACTCGGGCTGGATTACAGTCAGACCTGGACCTGCTACAACGGCCGGGACCGGGCCTGCGGTCGTTGCGGTTCCTGCGTCGAGCGCCTTGAAGCGTTTGCCGCCAACGGCGTGACGGATCCGCTGGAATACGAGGTGCGTGCCTGATGTACCGGGTAAAGGAAGCCTTTTACACGCTTCAGGGCGAAGGCGCCCAGGCCGGGCGGGCGGCGGTGTTCTGTCGGTTCAGCAAATGCAACCTGTGGACCGGCCGGGAAAAGGACCGGGCGACCGCAGTCTGTAATTTCTGTGACACCGATTTCGTCGGTACCGATGGCCAGAACGGCGGCCGTTTTGAAACGCCGGAGGCTCTGGCCGAGCACATCCGCCGTCTGTGGCCGGATGCGCCAGGACGACCCTACGTCGTTTGTACCGGGGGCGAACCACTGCTGCAGCTGGACGGACCTTTGATTGAGGCCTTTCACCGTACGGGATTCGAGGTGGGGGTAGAGACCAACGGCACGCTTCCGGCCCCGGCGGGGATTGACTGGTTGTGTGTCAGCCCCAAGGCCGATGCGCCCGTCGTGGTGGAAACCTGCGACGAACTCAAGCTGGTGTATCCGCAACCGTTGGCGATGCCCGAGCGTTTCCGACACATCCGTGCCGACCATTATTTTCTCTCACCGATGGCGTCCCCGGCGGCCCCCGAGAACGGACAAGATCCGGTCAAGCAGAGCAACACCCGCAAGGCCACCGACTACTGTCTTGCTCACCCCGAGTGGCGTCTGACCCTGCAGATGCACAAAATCATCGGAATCGACTGATCATACCGTGGCGGTCAGCACGGCTGTCACCGATGTCCCCGGTGGACGCCGTGCATTGTTGCGATACTGGCTTGGGCTGGTTCCGGTCCAGCGTTTGAAGGCACGGGTGAAGTTGGCCGCATCGGCGTAGCCGAGAGCGTCGGCAATCTGACTCAGATTCATCCCGGTGTTGGTCAAGAGTTCCCCGGCCCGTTCCAGCCGCACCCGGTCCACCAGGGCCTGGAAACTGGCATTTTCCTCCTGCAGTCGGCGTTTGAGCGTGCGTTCGGACACGAACAGGGTGGCTGCCACCCGTGCCAGTTTCGGTGGGAACGGGTGACTGGTTTCGATTACCCGGCGGACCCGGCAGGCAAACCCCGCATCTTCCGTCAATTGCCGCAGGGCCTCCTCACACTGGCTCCGGGAGGACGCCGCGAGCTGGTCATCGCTGAAGCGGATCGGCAGATCCAGCTGTGAGACCGGAATCACCAGTGCATCTTCCGTTGCGCCGTACTCCACCGGTACCGGCAGCAGCTGCCGGAAGCGGTGGAAGTAAGCGGGCTCGGGACCCCGGCGCAGGACTCGGGAGCCTTCCACAATGGCGCCGGTCAGTTGCGCCCCCATGAAAATGCAACCGAACAGCATGGCATCCATGATGAAGCCCTGCAGTGGACCCAGATCCATATCGCAGGTGACCGTGTACCAGGCGTTGCTGCCGCCACGTCGTTTGGTGACGTGCAGGTGCGGCGCACGCAGGGTCAGGTAGCGGGTCATCAGCTCCAGGGCTTCTTCCAGCGTACGACTGCTCATAACGGCGGTGCCCAGGGCCCCATGCAGCGGCATTTTCAGCTCCCGAGCCAGCATGATACCCAGCCCCGGTTCGCCGCTTTCGATGATGGCCCGGGTCACGAATTCGCTGGCCTGGGCTTGACTCACCCGGAGGTCGGTGGCATTCAGCCGGTGCGGGTCCAGGCCGACCCGGAGCAGAAGGCCCCGTTCATCGACACCAATGGTATGCAGCAGTTCGGCCAGCAGGTGCAGATAGATGGCCGGCATGCCCAGGTCCTGTGCAGTTGAGACTGAGGCGCGCATGGGGTTTCCTTGTTTGCTTCTGTTCTTGTTATGTAAGGGATACTGATCAAATTTGATTATGACCGGTCAGCGAGTCTGCCCCCATGACTCGAATGACGGGTGCAATGGCCAGATGGGCCAATTGGCCCATCTGGCCATTATGCTCCCACTCCCGGTAAAAGAGCCTCGAGCCCTGGCATTACTGGTTGTGGCGCTGGACAAAGTCCTGCAGAACCGCCGCTGAACGTCCCGGGTTTTCCAGCATGGGCAGGTGGCCGACGCCTCGGAAAATGTGAACTTCAGCATGCGGTGTCGCGGTCGCAAACCAGTTCACGCAACGGGTGGGTGTGATGACGTCCCGGTCGCCCCACTGCACTTGCAGGGGGGGCGTCGATTCGCCCAGGTAGCGCACGGGTGCGAGGGCGTCCGCCAGCATGTCACCGAAAATATGGTGCAGGGCGTCTGTACGTTGCAGCAGATCGGGTCCCAGCAGGCCGGTCATGGCCATGCCGGATACCGTGGGCCGGCCACTGCCGATGCTGTTGAACATGCGGTATACGCCTTTCCAGTCCCGGGGAATCAGCAGGCTGTCCCGATCCGATTCGAAGGGGGCATCCGGATCAACGTCGGGATGTTCCGGGATACCGGCGCTGTTGAGCAAGGTTACGGACCGCGGTGCCGGCTCCAGTTTGTGGGCGAGGATCGCGGCAATGGCGCCGCCCATGGAGCTGCCGGCCAGATGAATATTGCGGGTCGGAAAGCCGTCCAGCCAGTCGCGCAGGCGCCGTGCCTGGGACTCGTAGCTGTAACTGGCCTCTGTCCGATACTCGCTTTCGCCCAGACCGGGCAGGTCTGGGACCAGCAGGTGCCAGTGCCGGGGCAGGCGTTGCAGCCAGAACCCCCAGTTCTCTTTCATGGCGGCGAAGCCGTGGATCAGTACCACGGTGGGCTGGTCGGGACCGGGCCTGCCACGTTCCAGATACACCAGCCGGTGGTTGTCCAGCCGGGTTTCACGGCGCCGGGCCTGCAACAGCAGGCGCTGTCCGGTTCGGGCTGCAGGCCATAGGTTTGGGGTAGGGATTCTCATGGGGGTACTGACCACGCTGGCTGAAAGATGTCAGCTCAGTTTACCGCCACCGGACGCCAGCGCGTTGGCCTGCAAGCCGGGGGCTGGCGGCGGCGAGGCAAAACCGGTCAGTGCCGGATGTCGGTAATCACCGGGTTGTGGTCCGATGAGCGCCAGGGCGAGGTTTGCGCCGCTTCCACTGGTCCCCGGTAGTCCAGTGCCCGGGGCTCGTCCGCATTGAGCAGCCAGGTTGCGGCGGTCAGGATACGAGGCTTGAGCGAATCGGACGCCAGAGCGTAGTCGAGCGAGCCTTTCTCACCCTTGTAACGGTAGGTGTAGTGGCGGCAGGACTCGGGTGTGCAGGGCTGGAGGTGATGCACCATGCTGGTGAAGCCGGCCTCACGAAAGACGTCCAGGGGCGTCTCCCGGGCATAGGCATTCAGGTCGCCGGTAATCACTGTCCCCGCCAGATCCGGTGGCGCGGACAGCGAAGGCAGCCAGTCGAGAACTGCCTCGGCGGCGTGGACCCGGCGGCGGGTGTAGCAGCCCTCGCCATCGTTCTGGGCCCGATCGGCCCCGACGGCATTCCGGCAGGACTTGGATTTCAGGTGCACGGTTACGATCCGGACCGCCGCGCCGCCCTGCCGGGGCCGGAAGGTCTGGCTGAGGGGCGGCCTGCCACGGTGCTGGAACGGGCCGCTGGTCAGGCGGGTCGGGATGCCGACGGTGTCGATACGGTCCTCCCGGTAGAGCAGCGTGGTTCGGATCTCGTCCGAGCCATCGGCGTCGGGGGTTGCGACCACTCGCCAGGCCGGTCCCAGGGCACGGGCCAGGTCGGCCACCGAACTCTCCGGTCCGTAGCCGTCGTTTTCCATCTCGGAGAGGGCCAGGATGTCCGGATCCGGCGCCTGCAGGGCCGCCACCAGCCGTTCGTGCTGGTCCCGGTACTGGAGCTGGGTCCTGGCACCGCGGGTCGTTGGGAAGTCCAGTCCCTGGCCATTGCCATTGAAGTAGTTGGCCAGGTTCATGGTCAGCAGGCGGATGTGGGGTTCGGTTGGTCGCGAGGGCGGCGGCTGCCTTGGGTTGGCAGGCGCAAACACCGGAGTCGATTCCGGCTGGAGTCGCCAGTCACCGAAGCGAAAATCCAGGGTGCCGATGAGTCCGCTCACCCGGTCTCCGGCGCGCACCGTCTGTGCCGGGGACAAGCCCCCCGGCGGCCAGGGCAGCGGGCGTGGATCCCTTTGCCGGCGGCCATCATCCAGCACTATGCGCCGGTTCCGGTTTCGCTCGGAAGCCTTCAGGGCGGCGGTTCCCGGTGCCAGGTACTCCGTGGCCCTGATCTGGTCGGTCGGCGCCAGGGTCAGTTCGCCATAAAGGCTGAGATTGTAGCTGTCGATGACCGTCAGTGGCTGTTCAAACCGCACCCGCATGTTTTCCAGCGATTCGGGCGGTGCCGACCATGGCAGCCAGACAGGGGCGGGTTCCGGCAGTGCTTCCCGGCCGCAGACGGTCATCGTCTGGATACCAACCAGCTCGGTCAGCCCGTGGTACTCCTTGACCTG
Proteins encoded in this window:
- a CDS encoding AraC family transcriptional regulator, with the protein product MRASVSTAQDLGMPAIYLHLLAELLHTIGVDERGLLLRVGLDPHRLNATDLRVSQAQASEFVTRAIIESGEPGLGIMLARELKMPLHGALGTAVMSSRTLEEALELMTRYLTLRAPHLHVTKRRGGSNAWYTVTCDMDLGPLQGFIMDAMLFGCIFMGAQLTGAIVEGSRVLRRGPEPAYFHRFRQLLPVPVEYGATEDALVIPVSQLDLPIRFSDDQLAASSRSQCEEALRQLTEDAGFACRVRRVIETSHPFPPKLARVAATLFVSERTLKRRLQEENASFQALVDRVRLERAGELLTNTGMNLSQIADALGYADAANFTRAFKRWTGTSPSQYRNNARRPPGTSVTAVLTATV
- a CDS encoding ExeM/NucH family extracellular endonuclease; protein product: MIDSTRNLLSCSLLTLLALPMAGAAASSCGQSATPIARIQGSGHQSPMAGQTVTVEGIVTRDARGPGGFQGIYLQQADHQTDNDPRTSEALFVYTQRSAGTPGERLRVTGQVKEYHGLTELVGIQTMTVCGREALPEPAPVWLPWSAPPESLENMRVRFEQPLTVIDSYNLSLYGELTLAPTDQIRATEYLAPGTAALKASERNRNRRIVLDDGRRQRDPRPLPWPPGGLSPAQTVRAGDRVSGLIGTLDFRFGDWRLQPESTPVFAPANPRQPPPSRPTEPHIRLLTMNLANYFNGNGQGLDFPTTRGARTQLQYRDQHERLVAALQAPDPDILALSEMENDGYGPESSVADLARALGPAWRVVATPDADGSDEIRTTLLYREDRIDTVGIPTRLTSGPFQHRGRPPLSQTFRPRQGGAAVRIVTVHLKSKSCRNAVGADRAQNDGEGCYTRRRVHAAEAVLDWLPSLSAPPDLAGTVITGDLNAYARETPLDVFREAGFTSMVHHLQPCTPESCRHYTYRYKGEKGSLDYALASDSLKPRILTAATWLLNADEPRALDYRGPVEAAQTSPWRSSDHNPVITDIRH
- the queC gene encoding 7-cyano-7-deazaguanine synthase QueC, which codes for MTDTVVVIYSGGMDSYTLLHLARERGYQVHALSFNYGQRHVRELECAASVCQSLGIPHKVIDIRAMSEVMSGSALTSGIEVPEGHYEEDSMKATVVPNRNMILLSLATGYAVTVGAGAVWYGAHGGDHAIYPDCRPEFVEKMDAVCRVANYEPVGIEAPFMSMDKGRILAEGLQLGLDYSQTWTCYNGRDRACGRCGSCVERLEAFAANGVTDPLEYEVRA
- the queE gene encoding 7-carboxy-7-deazaguanine synthase, translating into MYRVKEAFYTLQGEGAQAGRAAVFCRFSKCNLWTGREKDRATAVCNFCDTDFVGTDGQNGGRFETPEALAEHIRRLWPDAPGRPYVVCTGGEPLLQLDGPLIEAFHRTGFEVGVETNGTLPAPAGIDWLCVSPKADAPVVVETCDELKLVYPQPLAMPERFRHIRADHYFLSPMASPAAPENGQDPVKQSNTRKATDYCLAHPEWRLTLQMHKIIGID
- a CDS encoding alpha/beta fold hydrolase: MRIPTPNLWPAARTGQRLLLQARRRETRLDNHRLVYLERGRPGPDQPTVVLIHGFAAMKENWGFWLQRLPRHWHLLVPDLPGLGESEYRTEASYSYESQARRLRDWLDGFPTRNIHLAGSSMGGAIAAILAHKLEPAPRSVTLLNSAGIPEHPDVDPDAPFESDRDSLLIPRDWKGVYRMFNSIGSGRPTVSGMAMTGLLGPDLLQRTDALHHIFGDMLADALAPVRYLGESTPPLQVQWGDRDVITPTRCVNWFATATPHAEVHIFRGVGHLPMLENPGRSAAVLQDFVQRHNQ